A genome region from Anopheles stephensi strain Indian chromosome 2, UCI_ANSTEP_V1.0, whole genome shotgun sequence includes the following:
- the LOC118505759 gene encoding transcriptional regulator ATRX homolog isoform X1, which yields MKKSSNKRDKRKQQPTVPRSQRNRDDSGADVDYENDRMHVKKDSFDTVKSSSKVKSGDNPTPAGLLENGASIGSGSEPAVVAESTSPVAVEEKGSCSPTGRVDSPELETKQTIRLVSLDKLLRPSLVGIAANGEDASGKASKAQGKPSLGEKDKSVSIIELSDDSDEDVIQQFVVQKQSNRLEDGVEVVGTSTKSPVRSTSAKGTPANGGFAATPSMKELSIVVKRLPTNLTALKTAFGLSEIRDQYNRIIESFVSTTRTGSSDRKLTANDTAKKATNMANDQEQEQKQQKSKAGNSKREKQQQQQKQQENGSDGNGQSEEEETIRNDSESDAPIGRMRNKTKSTIPNERKNNRNTRKRRAVSDSEEDKGTGKPSVTTTNGGDSNEQSEASGSDQEFTKSNTATGRNRRAAERSKRAATTSKAAASDDGSGDSDDGKKAKADFQPRKKRTRIRRNSSSSDDDGRPAKRKRGRRLQKKKKSDGESDADSPNKGRKNIRKLLRKGDLEETTKNAEQEERERKQRIAERQKLYNQVYDEKPEVATTLDQLVLDFDEETKEPLLEVDKKLVKLLKPHQANGIKFMFDACFESLEQMKESKGCGCILAHCMGLGKSLQVVTLTHTLLANADLTGVERVLIVCPLSTVLNWANEYHMWMKHVQKGTEVEVYEISKYKDNVTRANKLMEWHNEGGVMIMGYDMFRNLANPTATRIRKKVRESLQTSLIDPGPELIVCDEGHLLKNEKTSLSQAVNRISTMRRIVLTGTPIQNNMKEYYCMVQFVKPKLLGTYNEYMNRFVNPITNGQYTDSTPYDIQLMRKRAHVLHKLLDGCVQRRDYSVLAPFLPPKLEFVVSIKLTPVQSTLYKYYMENLAGKRLADDPMQKRSSMLFNDFQNLQRIWTHPRVLRYNSDRYEIRQQRKRDLDSENESAGSMKDFIDDVSDEESAESTPASSDDDDSDVKSVHDDNSKSSGESSESKQKVGRTRSTRNNPGAGVLEDDVVIEKPENPTEWWMQMCPETELDKLEHSGKLIVLMEILKECEAIGDKLLVFSQSLYSLDVIEHFLALLDENMQKSEEERDEQLSKYPASWSMGLDYFRLDGSTSIDNRNDACKVFNDENNTRARLFLISTRAGGLGINLVAANRVVIFDVSWNPSHDIQSIFRVYRFGQNKPCYIYRFIAMGTMEEKIYERQVTKQAISKRVIDEQQIDRHYKENDLQELYRYEVEPGEPRPVPNLPKDRLFAELLQRFDPLIYKYHEHDSLLENKEEETLNEEERKAAWEEFELEKNRPPPLPYVGGTFGLGVGGMAGRGVNGPVTSSTTYGFRNDVLLKLLNLKAREDNPTFNDATINAMIPYMMQQLTMEMKEGELTMYRRLWDLYYKLEVPATAASQPYAAAYNALQPGMAVGPMPPQQPMMANVMGAGPNVPYQMNPNQTGIPQQEPGISGMHRSGNPVGVSSIVPGPAIAGAGTVVPIANRGPVTIDPNVVELD from the exons atgaaaaaaagcTCCAATAAAAGGGACAAGCGCAAACAGCAGCCGACCGTTCCTCGCAGCCAACGAAACCGGGACGATAGTGGAGCTGATGTGGACTATGAAAATGATAGAATGCATGTGAAGAAAGACTCGTTCGATACGGTAAAATCCAGCTCGAAAGTGAAATCTGGTGATAATCCAACGCCTGCTGGGCTGCTGGAAAACGGGGCATCAATCGGTAGTGGCAGTGAACCGGCTGTGGTGGCGGAGAGCACATCGCCCGTTGCCGTCGAGGAAAAGGGTAGCTGCTCCCCGACTGGCCGAGTGGATTCGCCGGAGTtggaaaccaaacaaacgattCGATTGGTGTCGCTCGATAAGTTGCTCCGGCCGAGTTTAGTCGGAATAGCGGCAAACGGGGAGGACGCCAGTGGCAAAGCGAGCAAAGCGCAGGGAAAACCATCGCTCGGCGAGAAGGATAAGAGTGTTAGCATTATCGAGCTGAGCGACGATTCGGACGAGGACGTCATACAGCAGTTTGTTGTTCAAAAGCAATCCAACCGACTGGAAGATGGTGTTGAAGTAGTAGGTACAAGCACTAAATCGCCGGTTAGAAGCACGAGCGCAAAAGGCACACCAGCAAACGGTGGTTTTGCTGCTACACCCAGCATGAAAGAGCTGAGCATCGTTGTGAAACGCTTGCCGACGAATTTAACTGCTTTGAAGACGGCGTTCGGATTGAGCGAAATCCGGGACCAGTACAATCGTATCATCGAATCGTTTGTGTCCACCACTCGGACCGGAAGCTCGGATCGGAAGCTCACCGCAAACGATACAgcgaagaaagcaacaaataTGGCCAATGACCAAGAGcaggagcagaagcagcagaaaaGCAAAGCCGGTAACAGCAAGCGGgagaaacagcagcagcagcagaagcagcaagaGAACGGTTCGGACGGTAACGGGCAAtccgaagaggaagaaaccatTCGAAATGATAGCGAATCGGACGCACCGATCGGCAGGATGcgcaacaaaacgaaaagcaCCATTCCAAACGAG CGAAAGAATAATAGAAATACGCGCAAGCGACGCGCAGTAAGCGATAGCGAGGAGGACAAAGGTACAGGGAAACCATCGGTGACCACCACGAACGGTGGTGATTCGAACGAGCAAAGCGAGGCAAGCGGTAGCGACCAGGAGTTTACTAAAAGTAACACCGCTACCGGTAGAAACCGGCGAGCAGCGGAACGGTCGAAACGAGCAGCCACCACCTCCAAGGCGGCAGCTTCGGACGATGGCAGTGGCGATTCGGATGACGGGAAGAAGGCGAAAGCGGACTTTCAACCACGCAAGAAGCGCACCAGAATACGGCGCAACTCATCATCCTCCGACGACGATGGCAGACCCGCAAAGAG GAAACGAGGTCGTCGGttgcagaaaaagaaaaaatccgaCGGTGAGAGTGATGCCGATTCGCCCAACAAAGGCCGCAAGAACATACGCAAGCTGCTCAGAAAGGGAGATCTGGAGGAGACGACCAAAAACGCGGAGCAGGAAGAGCGCGAACGGAAGCAGCGCATTGCGGAACGGCAAAAGCTGTACAATCAGGTGTACGACGAGAAGCCGGAAGTGGCGACCACGCTCGACCAGCTGGTGCTTGACTTTGACGAGGAAACGAAGGAACCCTTGCTCGAGGTGGACAAAAAGTTGGTGAAGCTGCTGAAACCGCACCAGGCGAATGGCATTAAGTTTATGTTTGACGCCTGCTTCGAAAGCCTCGAGCAGATGAAAGAAAGCAAGGGTTGCGGCTGCATACTGGCCCACTGTATGGGGCTGGGTAAATCGTTGCAGGTGGTAACACTTACCCACACACTGCTCGCCAACGCCGATCTGACCGGTGTGGAGCGTGTCCTGATCGTGTGCCCACTGTCGACGGTGCTAAACTGGGCGAACGAGTACCACATGTGGATGAAGCACGTCCAAAAAGGCACCGAGGTTGAGGTTTACGAAATATCAAA GTACAAGGATAACGTGACGCGTGCCAACAAGCTTATGGAATGGCACAACGAGGGCGGTGTGATGATCATGGGCTACGATATGTTTCGCAACCTGGCCAACCCGACCGCCACACGCATCCGCAAGAAGGTGCGCGAATCGTTACAGACGTCCCTGATCGATCCGGGACCGGAGCTGATCGTCTGCGATGAAGGCCACTTGCTGAAGAACGAGAAAACGTCCCTGTCGCAGGCCGTCAACCGGATCAGCACGATGCGACGGATCGTGCTGACCGGTACACCCATACAGAACAATATGAAAGAAT ATTACTGCATGGTGCAGTTTGTAAAGCCCAAGCTGCTCGGCACCTACAACGAGTACATGAACCGGTTCGTGAACCCCATCACGAACGGCCAGTACACCGATTCGACGCCGTACGACATCCAGCTGATGCGGAAGCGGGCGCACGTGCTGCACAAGCTGCTGGATGGTTGCGTACAGCGCCGAGACTATTCAGTATTAGCACCGTTCCTACCGCCGAAGCTAGAATTTGTGGTATCGATCAAGCTGACCCCGGTACAGAGCACCCTTTACAAG TACTATATGGAAAACTTGGCCGGCAAACGACTAGCGGACGATCCGATGCAAAAGCGCTCGTCAATGCTGTTTAACGACTTTCAGAACCTCCAGCGAATATGGACCCATCCACGCGTGCTACGGTACAACAGTGATCGGTACGAAATCCGGCAGCAGCGCAAG CGCGATCTGGACAGCGAAAATGAATCGGCCGGCTCGATGAAGGATTTCATCGACGATGTGTCGGACGAGGAGAGTGCTGAGTCGACGCCCGCCAgctccgacgacgacgattcgGACGTGAAGTCCGTGCACGATGACAACAGCAAAAGCTCGGGTGAATCTTCCGAAAGCAAGCAGAAGGTTGGTCGCACTCGCAGCACACGGAACAATCCCGGGGCAGGCG TGTTGGAGGACGATGTTGTGATTGAGAAGCCAGAAAATCCTACCGAATGGTGGATGCAGATGTGCCCCGAAACGGAGCTAGACAAGCTCGAGCACTCGGGCAAGCTGATCGTGCTGATGGAAATTCTGAAAGAGTGCGAAGCAATCGGTGACAAGCT GCTGGTGTTTTCACAGTCCCTGTACTCGTTGGACGTGATAGAACACTTTCTCGCTTTGCTGGATGAAAATATGCAGAAAAGCGAGGAGGAGCGGGACGAGCAGCTGAGCAAGTATCCGGCATCGTGGTCGATGGGATTGGATTACTTCCGCCTGGACGGATCCACGTCGATCGATAACCGGAACGATGCGTGCAAGGTGTTTAACGACGAGAACAACACACGAGCAAG ATTGTTCCTGATTTCGACGCGTGCCGGTGGGTTGGGAATAAATCTGGTGGCCGCCAATCGGGTCGTCATCTTTGACGTGTCCTGGAATCCATCGCACGACATTCAAAGCATATTCCGCGTGTATCGATTCGGCCAAAATAAACCCTGCTACATCTATCGGTTCATTGCAATG GGTACGATGGAGGAAAAAATCTACGAACGGCAGGTTACGAAGCAAGCGATCTCGAAGCGTGTCATAGACGAGCAGCAGATCGATCGGCACTACAAGGAGAACGACCTGCAGGAGCTGTACCGGTACGAGGTGGAGCCGGGCGAACCGCGCCCGGTGCCTAACCTGCCGAAGGACCGGCTGTTTGCCgagttgctgcaacggttCGATCCGCTCATCTACAAGTACCACGAGCACGATTCGCTGCTCGAGAACAAGGAGGAGGAAACGCTCAACGAGGAGGAACGGAAGGCAGCGTGGGAAGAGTTCGAGCTGGAAAAGAATCGGCCACCACCGTTGCCGTATGTCGGTGGTACGTTCGGGTTGGGTGTTGGTGGAATGGCTGGCAGAGGAG TGAACGGTCCAGTTACATCCAGCACAACGTACGGCTTCCGGAACGATGTACTGTTGAAGCTGCTCAACCTGAAGGCGCGGGAAGATAATCCGACCTTTAACGATGCGACCATTAACGCCATGATACCGTACATGATGCAGCAGCTAACGATGGAAATGAAGGAGGGAGAGCTGACG ATGTATAGACGGCTTTGGGATTTGTACTATAAGCTCGAAGTCCCAGCTACGGCTGCATCGCAACCGTATGCAGCGGCCTACAACGCGCTGCAGCCCGGAATGGCAGTAGGACCGATGCCGCCGCAGCAGCCGATGATGGCGAATGTGATGGGAGCTGGCCCAAACGTCCCCTACCAGATGAATCCCAATCAAACAGGC ATACCGCAGCAAGAGCCCGGAATCAGTGGAATGCATAGATCCGGGAATCCGGTCGGTGTTTCCAGTATCGTTCCCGGCCCGGCCATTGCCGGTGCTGGCACTGTTGTGCCAATCGCCAATCGAGGCCCTGTCACAATCGACCCCAACGTAGTTGAGCTCGATTAG
- the LOC118505759 gene encoding transcriptional regulator ATRX homolog isoform X2: MKKSSNKRDKRKQQPTVPRSQRNRDDSGADVDYENDRMHVKKDSFDTVKSSSKVKSGDNPTPAGLLENGASIGSGSEPAVVAESTSPVAVEEKGSCSPTGRVDSPELETKQTIRLVSLDKLLRPSLVGIAANGEDASGKASKAQGKPSLGEKDKSVSIIELSDDSDEDVIQQFVVQKQSNRLEDGVEVVGTSTKSPVRSTSAKGTPANGGFAATPSMKELSIVVKRLPTNLTALKTAFGLSEIRDQYNRIIESFVSTTRTGSSDRKLTANDTAKKATNMANDQEQEQKQQKSKAGNSKREKQQQQQKQQENGSDGNGQSEEEETIRNDSESDAPIGRMRNKTKSTIPNERKNNRNTRKRRAVSDSEEDKGTGKPSVTTTNGGDSNEQSEASGSDQEFTKSNTATGRNRRAAERSKRAATTSKAAASDDGSGDSDDGKKAKADFQPRKKRTRIRRNSSSSDDDGRPAKRKRGRRLQKKKKSDGESDADSPNKGRKNIRKLLRKGDLEETTKNAEQEERERKQRIAERQKLYNQVYDEKPEVATTLDQLVLDFDEETKEPLLEVDKKLVKLLKPHQANGIKFMFDACFESLEQMKESKGCGCILAHCMGLGKSLQVVTLTHTLLANADLTGVERVLIVCPLSTVLNWANEYHMWMKHVQKGTEVEVYEISKYKDNVTRANKLMEWHNEGGVMIMGYDMFRNLANPTATRIRKKVRESLQTSLIDPGPELIVCDEGHLLKNEKTSLSQAVNRISTMRRIVLTGTPIQNNMKEYYCMVQFVKPKLLGTYNEYMNRFVNPITNGQYTDSTPYDIQLMRKRAHVLHKLLDGCVQRRDYSVLAPFLPPKLEFVVSIKLTPVQSTLYKYYMENLAGKRLADDPMQKRSSMLFNDFQNLQRIWTHPRVLRYNSDRYEIRQQRKRDLDSENESAGSMKDFIDDVSDEESAESTPASSDDDDSDVKSVHDDNSKSSGESSESKQKVGRTRSTRNNPGAGVLEDDVVIEKPENPTEWWMQMCPETELDKLEHSGKLIVLMEILKECEAIGDKLLVFSQSLYSLDVIEHFLALLDENMQKSEEERDEQLSKYPASWSMGLDYFRLDGSTSIDNRNDACKVFNDENNTRARLFLISTRAGGLGINLVAANRVVIFDVSWNPSHDIQSIFRVYRFGQNKPCYIYRFIAMGTMEEKIYERQVTKQAISKRVIDEQQIDRHYKENDLQELYRYEVEPGEPRPVPNLPKDRLFAELLQRFDPLIYKYHEHDSLLENKEEETLNEEERKAAWEEFELEKNRPPPLPYVGGTFGLGVGGMAGRGVNGPVTSSTTYGFRNDVLLKLLNLKAREDNPTFNDATINAMIPYMMQQLTMEMKEGELTMYRRLWDLYYKLEVPATAASQPYAAAYNALQPGMAVGPMPPQQPMMANVMGAGPNVPYQMNPNQTGVRPAFPPQFPIPQQEPGISGMHRSGNPVGVSSIVPGPAIAGAGTVVPIANRGPVTIDPNVVELD, translated from the exons atgaaaaaaagcTCCAATAAAAGGGACAAGCGCAAACAGCAGCCGACCGTTCCTCGCAGCCAACGAAACCGGGACGATAGTGGAGCTGATGTGGACTATGAAAATGATAGAATGCATGTGAAGAAAGACTCGTTCGATACGGTAAAATCCAGCTCGAAAGTGAAATCTGGTGATAATCCAACGCCTGCTGGGCTGCTGGAAAACGGGGCATCAATCGGTAGTGGCAGTGAACCGGCTGTGGTGGCGGAGAGCACATCGCCCGTTGCCGTCGAGGAAAAGGGTAGCTGCTCCCCGACTGGCCGAGTGGATTCGCCGGAGTtggaaaccaaacaaacgattCGATTGGTGTCGCTCGATAAGTTGCTCCGGCCGAGTTTAGTCGGAATAGCGGCAAACGGGGAGGACGCCAGTGGCAAAGCGAGCAAAGCGCAGGGAAAACCATCGCTCGGCGAGAAGGATAAGAGTGTTAGCATTATCGAGCTGAGCGACGATTCGGACGAGGACGTCATACAGCAGTTTGTTGTTCAAAAGCAATCCAACCGACTGGAAGATGGTGTTGAAGTAGTAGGTACAAGCACTAAATCGCCGGTTAGAAGCACGAGCGCAAAAGGCACACCAGCAAACGGTGGTTTTGCTGCTACACCCAGCATGAAAGAGCTGAGCATCGTTGTGAAACGCTTGCCGACGAATTTAACTGCTTTGAAGACGGCGTTCGGATTGAGCGAAATCCGGGACCAGTACAATCGTATCATCGAATCGTTTGTGTCCACCACTCGGACCGGAAGCTCGGATCGGAAGCTCACCGCAAACGATACAgcgaagaaagcaacaaataTGGCCAATGACCAAGAGcaggagcagaagcagcagaaaaGCAAAGCCGGTAACAGCAAGCGGgagaaacagcagcagcagcagaagcagcaagaGAACGGTTCGGACGGTAACGGGCAAtccgaagaggaagaaaccatTCGAAATGATAGCGAATCGGACGCACCGATCGGCAGGATGcgcaacaaaacgaaaagcaCCATTCCAAACGAG CGAAAGAATAATAGAAATACGCGCAAGCGACGCGCAGTAAGCGATAGCGAGGAGGACAAAGGTACAGGGAAACCATCGGTGACCACCACGAACGGTGGTGATTCGAACGAGCAAAGCGAGGCAAGCGGTAGCGACCAGGAGTTTACTAAAAGTAACACCGCTACCGGTAGAAACCGGCGAGCAGCGGAACGGTCGAAACGAGCAGCCACCACCTCCAAGGCGGCAGCTTCGGACGATGGCAGTGGCGATTCGGATGACGGGAAGAAGGCGAAAGCGGACTTTCAACCACGCAAGAAGCGCACCAGAATACGGCGCAACTCATCATCCTCCGACGACGATGGCAGACCCGCAAAGAG GAAACGAGGTCGTCGGttgcagaaaaagaaaaaatccgaCGGTGAGAGTGATGCCGATTCGCCCAACAAAGGCCGCAAGAACATACGCAAGCTGCTCAGAAAGGGAGATCTGGAGGAGACGACCAAAAACGCGGAGCAGGAAGAGCGCGAACGGAAGCAGCGCATTGCGGAACGGCAAAAGCTGTACAATCAGGTGTACGACGAGAAGCCGGAAGTGGCGACCACGCTCGACCAGCTGGTGCTTGACTTTGACGAGGAAACGAAGGAACCCTTGCTCGAGGTGGACAAAAAGTTGGTGAAGCTGCTGAAACCGCACCAGGCGAATGGCATTAAGTTTATGTTTGACGCCTGCTTCGAAAGCCTCGAGCAGATGAAAGAAAGCAAGGGTTGCGGCTGCATACTGGCCCACTGTATGGGGCTGGGTAAATCGTTGCAGGTGGTAACACTTACCCACACACTGCTCGCCAACGCCGATCTGACCGGTGTGGAGCGTGTCCTGATCGTGTGCCCACTGTCGACGGTGCTAAACTGGGCGAACGAGTACCACATGTGGATGAAGCACGTCCAAAAAGGCACCGAGGTTGAGGTTTACGAAATATCAAA GTACAAGGATAACGTGACGCGTGCCAACAAGCTTATGGAATGGCACAACGAGGGCGGTGTGATGATCATGGGCTACGATATGTTTCGCAACCTGGCCAACCCGACCGCCACACGCATCCGCAAGAAGGTGCGCGAATCGTTACAGACGTCCCTGATCGATCCGGGACCGGAGCTGATCGTCTGCGATGAAGGCCACTTGCTGAAGAACGAGAAAACGTCCCTGTCGCAGGCCGTCAACCGGATCAGCACGATGCGACGGATCGTGCTGACCGGTACACCCATACAGAACAATATGAAAGAAT ATTACTGCATGGTGCAGTTTGTAAAGCCCAAGCTGCTCGGCACCTACAACGAGTACATGAACCGGTTCGTGAACCCCATCACGAACGGCCAGTACACCGATTCGACGCCGTACGACATCCAGCTGATGCGGAAGCGGGCGCACGTGCTGCACAAGCTGCTGGATGGTTGCGTACAGCGCCGAGACTATTCAGTATTAGCACCGTTCCTACCGCCGAAGCTAGAATTTGTGGTATCGATCAAGCTGACCCCGGTACAGAGCACCCTTTACAAG TACTATATGGAAAACTTGGCCGGCAAACGACTAGCGGACGATCCGATGCAAAAGCGCTCGTCAATGCTGTTTAACGACTTTCAGAACCTCCAGCGAATATGGACCCATCCACGCGTGCTACGGTACAACAGTGATCGGTACGAAATCCGGCAGCAGCGCAAG CGCGATCTGGACAGCGAAAATGAATCGGCCGGCTCGATGAAGGATTTCATCGACGATGTGTCGGACGAGGAGAGTGCTGAGTCGACGCCCGCCAgctccgacgacgacgattcgGACGTGAAGTCCGTGCACGATGACAACAGCAAAAGCTCGGGTGAATCTTCCGAAAGCAAGCAGAAGGTTGGTCGCACTCGCAGCACACGGAACAATCCCGGGGCAGGCG TGTTGGAGGACGATGTTGTGATTGAGAAGCCAGAAAATCCTACCGAATGGTGGATGCAGATGTGCCCCGAAACGGAGCTAGACAAGCTCGAGCACTCGGGCAAGCTGATCGTGCTGATGGAAATTCTGAAAGAGTGCGAAGCAATCGGTGACAAGCT GCTGGTGTTTTCACAGTCCCTGTACTCGTTGGACGTGATAGAACACTTTCTCGCTTTGCTGGATGAAAATATGCAGAAAAGCGAGGAGGAGCGGGACGAGCAGCTGAGCAAGTATCCGGCATCGTGGTCGATGGGATTGGATTACTTCCGCCTGGACGGATCCACGTCGATCGATAACCGGAACGATGCGTGCAAGGTGTTTAACGACGAGAACAACACACGAGCAAG ATTGTTCCTGATTTCGACGCGTGCCGGTGGGTTGGGAATAAATCTGGTGGCCGCCAATCGGGTCGTCATCTTTGACGTGTCCTGGAATCCATCGCACGACATTCAAAGCATATTCCGCGTGTATCGATTCGGCCAAAATAAACCCTGCTACATCTATCGGTTCATTGCAATG GGTACGATGGAGGAAAAAATCTACGAACGGCAGGTTACGAAGCAAGCGATCTCGAAGCGTGTCATAGACGAGCAGCAGATCGATCGGCACTACAAGGAGAACGACCTGCAGGAGCTGTACCGGTACGAGGTGGAGCCGGGCGAACCGCGCCCGGTGCCTAACCTGCCGAAGGACCGGCTGTTTGCCgagttgctgcaacggttCGATCCGCTCATCTACAAGTACCACGAGCACGATTCGCTGCTCGAGAACAAGGAGGAGGAAACGCTCAACGAGGAGGAACGGAAGGCAGCGTGGGAAGAGTTCGAGCTGGAAAAGAATCGGCCACCACCGTTGCCGTATGTCGGTGGTACGTTCGGGTTGGGTGTTGGTGGAATGGCTGGCAGAGGAG TGAACGGTCCAGTTACATCCAGCACAACGTACGGCTTCCGGAACGATGTACTGTTGAAGCTGCTCAACCTGAAGGCGCGGGAAGATAATCCGACCTTTAACGATGCGACCATTAACGCCATGATACCGTACATGATGCAGCAGCTAACGATGGAAATGAAGGAGGGAGAGCTGACG ATGTATAGACGGCTTTGGGATTTGTACTATAAGCTCGAAGTCCCAGCTACGGCTGCATCGCAACCGTATGCAGCGGCCTACAACGCGCTGCAGCCCGGAATGGCAGTAGGACCGATGCCGCCGCAGCAGCCGATGATGGCGAATGTGATGGGAGCTGGCCCAAACGTCCCCTACCAGATGAATCCCAATCAAACAGGCGTAAGACCGGCATTTCCGCCACAGTTTCCG ATACCGCAGCAAGAGCCCGGAATCAGTGGAATGCATAGATCCGGGAATCCGGTCGGTGTTTCCAGTATCGTTCCCGGCCCGGCCATTGCCGGTGCTGGCACTGTTGTGCCAATCGCCAATCGAGGCCCTGTCACAATCGACCCCAACGTAGTTGAGCTCGATTAG
- the LOC118505762 gene encoding cation-dependent mannose-6-phosphate receptor-like, which yields MCKYLVVVVVVFILGLLELATASECKRVGDCSCEFSDGTGINLRPLIDIGAQPLHANESNGDSYYFSPCQDIQYTTDDSTPNITNDCRKGYTLCKHEVASNRLVRLGELKETQFTTDDGLFLSYIKPNQSVTHVKLVCTTDKKSYFFPDSVNNVTTHLLLFSPYACPIVLEDFSKPSTGTVLLIMLFVVAVSYFLIGATVNAFYIGARGMEIVPHVDFWRELPSLVRDGAQFLQNGCRVTNRAPDPDSYDAI from the exons ATGTGTAAATAtttagtagtggtagtggtggtgttcATTTTAGGTTTGCTAGAGCTGGCCACCGCCAGCGAGTGTAAGCGAGTGGGGGACTGTTCCTGCGAGTTCTCCGACGGGACCGGTATTAATCTGCGTCCACTGATCGATATCGGTGCCCAACCGCTGCACGCCAACGAGTCGAACGGCGATTCGTACTATTTCAGCCCATGCCAGGACATACAGTACACGACGGACGATAGCACGCCGAACATAACCAACGACTGCCGGAAAGGCTACACG CTCTGCAAACACGAAGTGGCAAGCAATAGGTTGGTACGGTTGGGTGAGCTGAAGGAAACGCAATTTACCACCGACGATGGGCTGTTTCTGAGCTACATCAAACCGAACCAAAG TGTAACGCATGTGAAGCTGGTATGTACCACCGATAAGAAATCGTACTTTTTCCCGGATTCCGTCAACAATGTCACCACG CATCTGTTGCTTTTCTCGCCGTACGCATGTCCCATCGTGTTGGAAGATTTCAGCAAACCCAGCACCGGTACGGTACTGTTGATAATGCTGTTCGTGGTCGCTGTGTCGTACTTCCTCATCGGTGCCACGGTGAACGCATTCTACATCGGTGCACGGGGCATGGAAATCGTGCCGCACGTGGATTTCTGGCGCGAACTGCCCAGTCTCGTGCGG GACGGTGCCCAGTTCCTGCAGAATGGGTGCCGGGTCACTAATCGCGCACCGGATCCTGATTCGTACGACGCCATATAA